In Paracoccus fistulariae, a single window of DNA contains:
- a CDS encoding complex I NDUFA9 subunit family protein, which translates to MSKLVTIFGGSGFLGRQVARIMAQEGWRVRVAVRRPDEALFTRTYGAVGQVVPVLCNLRDEASVRAAMTDADAVVNCVNILHPEGKSNFENIFVEGAGHVARISAELGVAQVVHISGLAVDADSDSPYISAKARGEEAVLEQRPDAIILRPSVMFGPGDQFYNRFAGMAAASPVMPIIGARTRLQPVFVNDVAKAAAMGAAGKVAPGIYELGGPDIMTMREIAAQTLQETDRRRLVISMPFWAARLGSTILGIVQFVTFGIVKNPLPRDQLVLLSQDNLVSEGAKSFADLGIQPLAAEAVLEQYLWPYRPSGQYEAIKRSAKNLRPL; encoded by the coding sequence ATGTCGAAACTTGTCACGATCTTTGGCGGATCTGGCTTCCTTGGCCGTCAGGTCGCCCGCATCATGGCCCAGGAAGGCTGGCGCGTCCGCGTCGCCGTTCGCCGCCCCGATGAGGCATTGTTCACCCGCACCTATGGCGCTGTCGGTCAGGTCGTGCCGGTGCTGTGCAACCTGCGTGACGAGGCCTCGGTCCGCGCGGCGATGACGGATGCGGATGCGGTGGTGAACTGCGTCAATATCCTGCACCCCGAAGGCAAAAGCAATTTCGAGAATATCTTTGTCGAGGGCGCCGGACATGTCGCGCGCATCTCTGCGGAACTGGGTGTGGCGCAGGTCGTGCATATCTCGGGCCTTGCGGTCGATGCGGATTCCGACAGCCCCTATATCTCGGCCAAGGCGCGCGGCGAAGAGGCGGTGCTGGAACAGCGCCCTGACGCGATCATCCTGCGCCCCTCGGTGATGTTCGGTCCGGGCGATCAGTTCTACAATCGCTTTGCAGGCATGGCTGCGGCCAGTCCGGTCATGCCGATCATCGGCGCCAGGACGAGGCTGCAGCCGGTATTCGTCAATGACGTCGCCAAGGCCGCGGCCATGGGCGCCGCAGGCAAGGTTGCCCCCGGCATCTACGAGCTTGGCGGCCCCGATATCATGACCATGCGAGAGATCGCCGCGCAGACGCTGCAGGAAACCGATCGCCGTCGCCTGGTGATCTCGATGCCCTTCTGGGCGGCGCGTCTGGGCTCGACCATCCTTGGCATCGTTCAGTTCGTGACCTTCGGCATCGTCAAGAACCCGCTGCCGCGTGACCAGTTGGTGCTGTTGTCGCAGGACAATCTGGTCAGCGAGGGCGCCAAGAGCTTTGCCGATCTGGGGATCCAGCCGCTGGCCGCCGAGGCCGTGCTGGAACAATATCTGTGGCCCTATCGCCCCTCTGGCCAGTATGAGGCCATCAAACGCTCGGCCAAGAACCTGCGTCCGCTGTAA
- a CDS encoding ribonuclease D: MSIHLYQNDLPEDLDLGTLVAIDTETMGLDPRRDRLCLVQMSAGDGDAHLVQIERGQTEAPNLTKMLTDPKVTKLFHFGRFDIAALENTFGVVTSPVWCTKIASKLVRTYTDRHGLKYLLNELVGVDVSKQQQTSDWGAADLSDAQLEYAASDVLHLHKLKEALETRLRRENRMGLAQACFDFLPARAHLDLLGWGDENDIFHH; encoded by the coding sequence ATGAGCATACATCTTTATCAGAACGATCTTCCCGAGGATCTGGATCTCGGCACGCTGGTGGCGATCGATACGGAAACCATGGGGCTGGATCCGCGCCGCGACCGGCTGTGTCTGGTGCAGATGTCGGCAGGCGATGGCGATGCGCATCTGGTCCAGATCGAACGCGGCCAGACCGAGGCGCCCAATCTGACAAAGATGCTGACCGATCCGAAGGTCACGAAGCTGTTCCATTTCGGACGCTTCGATATCGCGGCGCTGGAGAATACCTTTGGCGTCGTCACCTCGCCCGTCTGGTGCACCAAGATCGCCTCCAAGCTGGTGCGGACCTATACCGACCGGCACGGGCTGAAATACCTGCTGAATGAGCTGGTCGGCGTCGATGTCAGCAAGCAGCAGCAGACCAGCGACTGGGGCGCGGCGGACCTCAGCGATGCGCAGCTGGAATATGCCGCATCGGACGTGTTGCACCTGCACAAGCTGAAAGAGGCGCTGGAAACGCGCCTGCGTCGTGAAAACCGTATGGGGCTGGCTCAGGCCTGTTTCGATTTCCTGCCGGCCCGCGCCCATCTGGATCTGCTGGGCTGGGGGGATGAAAACGACATCTTCCATCACTAG
- a CDS encoding KpsF/GutQ family sugar-phosphate isomerase produces MNGYLDTARRVIRTEAEALEMLAQGLGPEFRQAIDVILQAQGRIVVSGMGKSGHIARKIAATFASTGTPAQFVHPAEASHGDLGMVTQADAVLMLSNSGETPELADLIAHTRRFNIPLIGVAARPESTLLRQADVALVLPAAPEACGTGIVPTSSTTMTLALGDALAIALMEHREFTPEHFRTFHPGGKLGARLAKVGDLMHADMPLVRRDTPMTDALLVISQKGYGVTGVTDEDGRLVGIITDGDLRRHMQGLLDHRADEVMTANPRTIEPEALAEAALAEMQSRKITCLFSVEGDQPRGILHIHDCLRAGVA; encoded by the coding sequence ATGAACGGATATCTTGATACCGCCCGCCGTGTGATCCGGACCGAGGCAGAGGCGCTGGAGATGCTGGCGCAGGGGCTTGGCCCCGAATTTCGTCAGGCGATTGACGTGATCCTGCAGGCGCAGGGGCGGATCGTCGTGTCGGGCATGGGGAAATCCGGGCATATCGCGCGCAAGATCGCGGCGACATTCGCCTCGACCGGGACGCCCGCGCAATTCGTGCACCCGGCCGAGGCCAGTCATGGCGATCTGGGCATGGTCACGCAGGCCGATGCCGTTCTGATGTTGTCCAATAGCGGCGAAACGCCGGAACTGGCCGATCTGATCGCCCATACCCGTCGCTTCAACATCCCGCTGATCGGTGTGGCGGCGCGCCCCGAATCGACCCTGCTGCGGCAGGCCGATGTGGCGCTGGTCCTGCCCGCCGCGCCCGAGGCCTGCGGCACCGGGATCGTGCCGACCTCTTCCACCACGATGACGCTGGCACTGGGCGATGCGCTGGCCATTGCGCTGATGGAGCATCGCGAATTCACCCCCGAACATTTCCGCACCTTTCACCCGGGCGGCAAGCTGGGGGCGCGGCTGGCCAAGGTGGGCGATCTGATGCATGCCGATATGCCGCTGGTGCGCCGCGATACGCCAATGACCGACGCCTTGCTGGTCATCAGCCAGAAAGGCTATGGCGTGACCGGCGTGACGGATGAGGACGGGCGGCTGGTCGGGATCATCACGGATGGCGACTTGCGCCGTCATATGCAGGGGCTGCTGGATCACCGCGCGGATGAGGTGATGACCGCCAATCCCCGCACCATCGAGCCAGAGGCGCTGGCAGAGGCCGCGCTGGCCGAGATGCAGTCGCGCAAGATCACCTGCCTCTTCTCGGTCGAGGGCGATCAGCCGCGCGGCATTCTGCATATCCATGACTGCCTGCGCGCCGGCGTGGCCTGA
- the lptA gene encoding lipopolysaccharide transport periplasmic protein LptA produces MMRPLLTVLFLAAAPALAQNITFGGVKADTSQPVEVAADNLSVNQSDGSATFTGNVVIGQGEMRLAADTVTVEYSEGGQNRIRSLHARGNVTLVSGPDAAEAAEAVYDVETGNVTMTGQVVLTQGQNVLTGNNMTVNLETGTAQVQGRVRSILQSGAN; encoded by the coding sequence ATGATGCGCCCCCTGCTGACCGTCCTGTTTCTTGCGGCTGCTCCGGCCTTGGCGCAGAATATCACCTTTGGCGGGGTGAAGGCGGATACCTCTCAGCCGGTCGAGGTCGCGGCAGATAACCTGTCTGTCAATCAATCCGATGGCAGCGCCACATTCACCGGCAATGTGGTGATCGGTCAGGGAGAGATGCGGCTGGCCGCCGATACCGTCACCGTCGAATATTCCGAGGGCGGGCAGAATCGCATCCGGTCGCTGCATGCTCGCGGGAATGTGACATTGGTTTCCGGCCCCGACGCCGCAGAAGCTGCCGAGGCGGTTTATGACGTGGAAACCGGCAATGTCACCATGACCGGCCAGGTTGTGCTGACGCAGGGCCAGAACGTGCTGACGGGCAATAACATGACGGTCAATCTGGAAACCGGCACGGCGCAGGTCCAGGGGCGCGTGCGCTCGATCCTGCAATCGGGGGCGAATTGA
- the lptB gene encoding LPS export ABC transporter ATP-binding protein, whose translation MARAASGGLVVSQLRKAYKNRPVIRDVSMQLSRGEVVALLGPNGSGKTTCFYCIAGLVQPDSGQVLIDGQDATRLPMFRRARMGIGYLPQEMSIFRGLTVEQNIMSVLEVVEKDQHHRRDRLEELLGEFSIGHLRNAPALALSGGERRRVEIARCLASGPSFLLLDEPFAGVDPIAVGEIRELVQDLKTRGIGVLITDHNVRETLGIVDRAYILHDGHVLMSGSTQEIIADQRVREVYLGDSFQMV comes from the coding sequence ATGGCACGGGCAGCGTCAGGCGGGCTGGTCGTCAGCCAGTTGCGCAAGGCCTATAAGAACAGGCCGGTGATCCGCGACGTCTCGATGCAACTGTCGCGCGGAGAGGTCGTCGCCCTGCTGGGGCCGAACGGATCGGGCAAGACGACCTGCTTCTATTGCATTGCCGGGCTGGTCCAGCCCGATTCCGGGCAGGTGCTGATCGACGGTCAGGACGCCACCCGCCTGCCCATGTTCCGCCGCGCGCGCATGGGAATCGGCTATCTTCCGCAGGAAATGTCGATCTTTCGCGGTCTGACGGTCGAGCAGAACATCATGTCGGTGCTGGAGGTCGTCGAAAAGGATCAGCACCACCGCCGCGACCGGTTAGAGGAATTGCTGGGCGAATTTTCGATCGGCCATCTGCGCAACGCCCCCGCGCTGGCGCTGTCAGGCGGTGAACGCCGCCGGGTCGAGATTGCGCGATGTCTTGCCTCTGGCCCCAGTTTCCTGCTGCTGGATGAGCCCTTCGCCGGCGTCGATCCCATTGCCGTGGGCGAGATCCGCGAACTGGTTCAGGATCTGAAGACGCGGGGGATCGGGGTGCTGATCACCGATCATAACGTGCGGGAAACATTGGGGATCGTGGATCGCGCCTATATCCTGCATGACGGCCATGTGCTGATGTCCGGATCGACCCAGGAAATCATCGCCGACCAGCGCGTGCGCGAGGTCTATCTGGGCGACAGCTTTCAGATGGTCTGA
- the hpf gene encoding ribosome hibernation-promoting factor, HPF/YfiA family, translating to MRYTISGKQIDVGEALTAHVKDELGETLGKYSQRPTDAAVTFSKDAHEYLCDAVVHLSTGLTVQARAHATEIYAAFDACREKMDKQLRRYKRRLKDHQKDRSEPVEFGAADMYVLAAEDDEWEAKDGSLEPIIIAEMEARVPTLSVGDAVMQMELAGTPLLVFRNEKHGGVNVVHRRDDGNVGWIDPRGTGTVQ from the coding sequence ATGCGCTACACGATCAGCGGAAAACAAATTGACGTCGGCGAAGCTCTGACCGCGCATGTCAAGGACGAGTTGGGCGAAACGTTGGGGAAATATTCTCAGCGTCCGACCGATGCGGCGGTTACCTTTTCAAAGGACGCGCATGAGTATTTGTGTGACGCCGTTGTGCACCTGTCCACCGGTCTGACGGTTCAGGCACGCGCCCACGCGACCGAGATTTACGCTGCTTTCGACGCGTGCAGGGAAAAGATGGACAAGCAATTGCGCCGCTACAAGCGGCGGTTGAAGGACCATCAGAAGGACAGGTCGGAGCCTGTTGAATTCGGGGCGGCTGACATGTATGTGCTTGCCGCTGAAGATGATGAATGGGAGGCCAAGGACGGCAGTCTGGAGCCGATCATCATCGCCGAAATGGAGGCGCGCGTGCCGACGCTGTCGGTCGGCGATGCCGTTATGCAGATGGAGCTGGCTGGAACGCCGCTGCTGGTGTTCCGCAATGAAAAACATGGCGGCGTGAATGTTGTCCATCGTCGTGATGATGGCAATGTCGGCTGGATCGACCCGCGCGGCACCGGAACGGTGCAATAA
- the ptsN gene encoding PTS IIA-like nitrogen regulatory protein PtsN, with protein sequence MHLSEILKPGAVRSLAQVTSKKRLFQELSELAQSEYGLNASEVLDALQERESLGPTGVGQGVALPHARLHGLDQVVGLFIRLEKPLDFDAVDRQPVDLIFALLAPESSGVDHLKALALVSRTLRDADLRSKLRANDDPTALHAVLSAAQGIKAA encoded by the coding sequence ATGCATCTAAGCGAAATCCTAAAGCCGGGCGCCGTGCGTTCTTTGGCGCAGGTGACCTCGAAAAAGCGACTGTTTCAGGAATTGTCCGAGCTGGCCCAGTCCGAATACGGGCTGAATGCCTCTGAGGTTCTGGATGCGCTGCAAGAGCGGGAAAGCCTGGGGCCGACCGGGGTTGGCCAGGGGGTGGCGCTGCCGCATGCCCGGCTGCACGGGCTGGATCAGGTCGTGGGCCTGTTCATCCGGCTGGAAAAGCCGCTGGATTTCGACGCTGTGGACCGCCAGCCGGTCGACCTGATCTTTGCCCTTCTGGCGCCCGAAAGCAGCGGCGTCGATCATCTCAAGGCGCTGGCGCTGGTGTCGCGGACGCTGCGGGATGCTGATTTAAGAAGCAAACTGCGCGCAAATGACGATCCGACGGCCCTTCACGCCGTCTTGTCCGCCGCTCAGGGCATCAAAGCCGCCTGA